A genomic segment from Neobacillus sp. YX16 encodes:
- a CDS encoding universal stress protein — translation MLTDYSRIVVAYDHSDLSKKALKMAMNLAKLDNQIELLVFMVMQPARPIVYSYGYAFEAIQDSQREEVNAIRKEIEEEIQSLPNKTRSVVMEGNPGVMIVEFVKQNDADLVVMGSRGLSGLKELFLGSVSHYVVQKAPCPVFIVK, via the coding sequence ATGTTAACGGATTATTCAAGAATCGTAGTAGCATATGACCATTCTGATTTAAGTAAAAAGGCTTTGAAAATGGCAATGAATCTAGCAAAACTAGATAACCAAATTGAATTATTAGTTTTTATGGTCATGCAGCCTGCAAGACCCATCGTTTACTCATATGGCTATGCATTTGAGGCAATCCAGGACTCTCAACGTGAGGAAGTTAATGCCATACGTAAAGAAATTGAGGAAGAAATTCAGTCGCTGCCAAATAAAACAAGATCTGTGGTCATGGAAGGTAATCCAGGAGTCATGATTGTTGAGTTTGTGAAGCAAAATGATGCTGACCTTGTTGTAATGGGTAGCAGAGGATTAAGCGGACTGAAGGAGCTATTCTTAGGTAGCGTCAGCCATTATGTCGTTCAAAAGGCACCATGCCCAGTGTTTATTGTAAAATAA
- the thiW gene encoding energy coupling factor transporter S component ThiW has protein sequence MRNTHKLTLTAMMIAIGALTSNLLFIPIGVTKVFPIQHFLNVLSAVVLGPFYAVAQALCVSILRNIMGTGSVFAFPGSMVGALLAGLLFMKTKKIYMAFTGEVIGTGIIGAILCYPIATLLLGQKAALFGFIPLFIFSSIAGALIGAIILSIFFKKKVALFYS, from the coding sequence ATGAGAAATACGCATAAACTCACATTGACAGCGATGATGATTGCGATTGGTGCACTCACAAGTAATCTATTGTTTATTCCAATTGGAGTCACAAAGGTTTTTCCGATACAGCATTTCTTAAATGTTTTATCTGCCGTAGTGTTAGGGCCGTTTTATGCAGTTGCACAGGCTTTATGTGTCTCAATCTTACGGAATATCATGGGAACTGGTTCAGTGTTTGCTTTTCCAGGAAGTATGGTTGGGGCCTTATTGGCTGGGCTGCTTTTTATGAAAACAAAAAAAATCTATATGGCTTTTACAGGTGAGGTAATTGGAACCGGTATTATTGGAGCGATTCTTTGCTATCCAATTGCGACCCTACTACTTGGTCAAAAAGCAGCGTTATTTGGATTTATTCCGTTATTCATATTTAGCTCGATCGCAGGTGCATTGATTGGCGCAATCATTCTCTCAATCTTTTTTAAGAAAAAAGTGGCATTGTTTTATAGTTAA
- the thiE gene encoding thiamine phosphate synthase, translated as MTILNTESLRDSLKVYFIMGSPNCRVHPAQVLREAIEGGITLFQYREKGTGAFTGDKKVELAKELQQICREHQIPFIVNDDIELAIALNADGVHIGQEDEPVKDVRKKIGDKIIGVSVHSYEEAMVAVDGGADYFGIGPVFPTKTKEDAKPSNGTKLIKVLRERGLSIPVVGIGGITSDNAGTVIQAGADGVSVITAISHANCVTKAAKELRKSVF; from the coding sequence ATGACCATTCTCAATACGGAGAGTTTGAGAGATTCATTGAAGGTCTATTTTATCATGGGCAGTCCGAACTGCAGGGTGCATCCTGCCCAAGTGTTGAGGGAAGCCATTGAAGGCGGAATTACCCTTTTTCAATACCGTGAGAAGGGAACCGGAGCTTTTACGGGGGATAAAAAGGTTGAATTGGCCAAAGAACTCCAACAAATATGCCGAGAGCATCAAATTCCTTTCATCGTCAATGATGATATCGAATTAGCGATCGCCCTCAATGCGGACGGAGTTCATATTGGGCAGGAGGATGAACCTGTCAAGGATGTAAGAAAGAAGATTGGCGATAAAATTATTGGTGTTTCTGTACATAGTTACGAAGAAGCGATGGTCGCGGTTGATGGGGGAGCCGATTATTTTGGGATTGGGCCTGTTTTTCCAACAAAGACAAAAGAAGACGCCAAACCCTCAAATGGTACAAAGCTTATCAAGGTATTGAGAGAGAGAGGCTTAAGCATTCCGGTTGTTGGAATTGGCGGAATTACCTCTGACAATGCTGGGACTGTTATTCAAGCAGGAGCTGACGGTGTTTCGGTTATTACCGCAATCAGCCATGCTAATTGTGTTACAAAAGCCGCTAAGGAGTTAAGAAAAAGTGTCTTTTAG
- the thiD gene encoding bifunctional hydroxymethylpyrimidine kinase/phosphomethylpyrimidine kinase — protein sequence MKKVLTIAGSDSGGGAGIQADLKTFQELEVFGMSALTAVTAQNTLGVQAVFPMTVEAVCRQIEAIGEDIGTDALKTGMLFNAEIIKAVSEKIEYYKWKNVVVDPVMIAKGGASLLQIEAISAMKEYLLPLAMVITPNIPEAEVLTGMSIRTDTDKQEAAKRLYDLGVKNVVIKGGHDENQNESIDLLFDGNAFMTFSSKRVQTKNTHGTGCTFSAAVTAELAKGLPVNEAVSKAKNFIQAAIEDQFQIGQGHGPTNHWAYRKRNERKR from the coding sequence ATGAAAAAAGTATTAACGATTGCTGGTTCAGACAGCGGCGGCGGTGCAGGAATTCAGGCTGATTTAAAGACCTTTCAGGAGTTAGAGGTATTCGGTATGTCAGCTTTAACAGCTGTAACAGCTCAAAATACACTAGGAGTTCAAGCTGTATTTCCGATGACTGTTGAAGCAGTATGCAGACAAATTGAAGCAATCGGCGAAGATATTGGTACAGACGCCCTGAAAACAGGAATGCTGTTTAATGCAGAAATCATTAAAGCCGTTTCTGAAAAAATAGAATACTACAAATGGAAAAATGTAGTGGTCGATCCCGTTATGATTGCAAAAGGCGGAGCATCCTTGCTCCAAATCGAAGCCATTTCGGCGATGAAAGAATATTTGTTACCCCTAGCCATGGTCATTACACCAAATATTCCTGAGGCAGAGGTTTTGACGGGTATGTCAATTCGAACCGATACTGATAAACAGGAAGCCGCGAAACGCCTTTATGATTTAGGCGTTAAGAATGTAGTCATAAAAGGCGGTCATGATGAAAATCAAAATGAGTCGATCGATTTATTGTTTGATGGGAACGCATTTATGACCTTTTCGAGCAAAAGAGTCCAGACAAAGAACACGCATGGAACCGGCTGTACGTTTTCAGCAGCTGTTACAGCGGAACTTGCCAAAGGTTTACCTGTGAATGAAGCGGTATCAAAAGCAAAGAATTTTATCCAAGCTGCGATTGAAGATCAATTCCAGATTGGTCAGGGGCATGGTCCAACCAATCACTGGGCATATCGAAAGAGAAATGAACGGAAAAGGTAG
- the thiM gene encoding hydroxyethylthiazole kinase, giving the protein MNSSDLGSILQRVREENPLVHNITNVVVTNFTANGLLSLGASPVMAYAPEEVADMVRISRALVLNIGTLSREVVDSMILAGKTANELGIPVIFDPVGAGATPFRTEMAQKVMEEVKISVLRGNAAEVANVIGEKWEIKGVDAGLQQGNSMELAITAAQKLHTIVVITGKDDVLTDGETTYLVSNGHPLLTKVTGTGCLLTSVIGAFAGVEKNLLLAGLSALTYYGIAAEKSFEKVGNTGPGSFQIEFINQLALVSSEDLHQLALFSQV; this is encoded by the coding sequence ATGAATAGCAGCGATTTAGGTTCAATTTTACAAAGAGTAAGAGAGGAAAATCCGCTCGTACATAATATTACCAATGTGGTGGTCACTAATTTCACTGCAAATGGACTCTTATCCCTTGGGGCATCCCCTGTTATGGCCTATGCTCCAGAAGAGGTGGCAGACATGGTACGAATTTCTCGTGCTCTCGTCCTTAACATCGGTACCTTAAGCAGGGAAGTGGTCGACTCGATGATTTTGGCTGGAAAAACAGCTAATGAGCTTGGAATTCCAGTTATATTCGACCCTGTTGGAGCAGGTGCAACCCCATTCCGAACAGAAATGGCACAAAAGGTGATGGAAGAAGTGAAGATCTCCGTTCTTAGAGGAAATGCTGCTGAAGTTGCCAATGTGATTGGAGAGAAGTGGGAAATCAAGGGCGTTGATGCCGGGTTACAACAAGGGAATAGTATGGAATTGGCTATAACTGCTGCACAAAAGCTCCATACCATTGTGGTGATTACCGGGAAAGACGATGTGCTGACAGATGGAGAGACGACCTATTTAGTTTCTAATGGACATCCACTGTTAACAAAAGTGACCGGAACCGGCTGCCTATTAACCTCTGTAATCGGAGCATTTGCAGGGGTGGAAAAGAACCTGTTACTCGCTGGATTATCTGCTTTAACCTATTATGGCATTGCAGCGGAAAAATCATTCGAAAAGGTGGGCAATACAGGGCCAGGCAGTTTCCAAATCGAATTCATAAATCAACTTGCTCTTGTATCATCAGAGGATCTCCATCAATTAGCGTTATTCAGCCAAGTATAA
- the tenA gene encoding thiaminase II, with protein MSFSAELRKEANPIFQAIFKHPFVQGIAKGELTSEQLIHYVKQDFEYLNSFIRIYGIAVSKCESREDMEMFNQQISFILKSEIHPHNNFCQVAGVPYEELHGFPLSPSAHQYIRHMLTVAHEGSLGEILAVLLPCPWTYWEIGKRLLTEVNPEPSHPFYEWISFYGTITDSITTKFCARLDEWAEGATEREKEKMKEHFIISCQLEYKFWDMAYKLEEWPVRV; from the coding sequence ATGAGTTTTTCAGCAGAATTAAGAAAAGAAGCAAATCCTATCTTTCAAGCGATTTTTAAACATCCTTTTGTTCAGGGAATTGCCAAGGGGGAATTAACAAGCGAACAATTGATTCATTATGTAAAACAGGACTTTGAATATTTGAATTCCTTTATACGAATCTATGGAATCGCAGTTTCTAAGTGTGAGAGTCGTGAAGATATGGAGATGTTTAATCAACAGATTTCATTTATTTTAAAAAGCGAAATCCATCCTCATAATAACTTTTGCCAAGTTGCAGGTGTTCCTTACGAGGAATTACATGGATTTCCACTTTCGCCATCTGCACATCAATATATTCGTCATATGCTTACTGTCGCACACGAAGGATCTTTAGGAGAAATCTTAGCGGTGTTATTGCCGTGTCCGTGGACGTATTGGGAAATTGGGAAAAGATTATTGACTGAGGTGAATCCAGAGCCTTCTCATCCTTTTTATGAATGGATCAGCTTTTATGGTACTATTACCGATTCGATTACAACTAAGTTTTGTGCCCGACTAGATGAATGGGCAGAGGGAGCAACTGAGAGAGAAAAGGAAAAGATGAAGGAACATTTCATAATCAGTTGTCAGCTTGAATATAAGTTTTGGGATATGGCGTATAAACTCGAAGAATGGCCAGTAAGGGTTTAA
- a CDS encoding DUF2238 domain-containing protein: MLVIIWALIKPEEGYKVLLMEVLPSVLVLVFLISRYNQFRLTTVSYVIITLLVILTFIGGHYSYSKVPLFTWIKDYFDLQRNHYDRFGHFLKGLMVIVIIEILLRKTVLLKSKTTNFIALCITLAIGAFYEIIEWASTKIGKEGKVTKDFLGMQGDIWDAQWDMTLLLVGSILSLIFTRILYKGLEKSR; this comes from the coding sequence ATGCTTGTTATTATTTGGGCCCTAATTAAACCTGAGGAAGGTTATAAGGTTTTGTTGATGGAGGTTTTACCTTCAGTATTAGTTTTAGTATTCTTGATATCAAGATACAATCAGTTTCGCCTTACCACGGTTTCCTATGTCATTATTACCCTTCTTGTCATTTTAACGTTTATTGGAGGGCATTATTCTTACTCCAAAGTTCCTCTCTTTACATGGATCAAAGATTATTTTGATTTACAAAGAAACCACTATGATCGGTTTGGTCATTTTCTTAAGGGGCTTATGGTCATAGTTATAATAGAGATATTATTAAGGAAAACAGTTTTATTGAAAAGTAAAACGACAAATTTTATTGCTCTTTGTATCACACTAGCAATCGGTGCTTTCTATGAGATTATTGAGTGGGCAAGTACAAAAATAGGGAAAGAAGGGAAAGTCACAAAAGATTTTTTAGGCATGCAGGGAGACATATGGGACGCCCAGTGGGATATGACACTTTTATTAGTAGGTTCCATTCTTTCGCTTATTTTCACAAGGATCCTTTATAAAGGATTGGAAAAATCTAGATAA
- the sstT gene encoding serine/threonine transporter SstT translates to MKNLLKKWNQISLVKQISIGLLIGIILAVAIPEVAKPIVILGSLFVGALKAIAPVLVLFLVMSAIAQHKSGKQTNMKSIISLYLLGTFLAGLIAVIVSFIFPVSINLTKGAEDLAAPGGVVEVLKALLLNVVDNPVNAIANANYIGILAWAIILGLALKNAPDTTKTMISNFSDAVSKMVTWVIKLAPLGIMGLVIDSITTNGLESLLSYGKLLVVLIGCMLFVALVVNPLMVWVNLRQNPYPLVFTCIKESGITAFFTRSSAANIPVNLKLCEKLGLDKDTYSVSIPLGATVNMAGAAVTISVLTLAAVHTLGIHVDIPTAIILSVVSAICACGASGVAGGSLLLIPLACSLFGIPNDVAMQVVGVGFIIGVLQDSFETALNSSTDVLFTATADYKKQLKEGKKVDIKEVA, encoded by the coding sequence ATGAAAAATCTATTGAAAAAGTGGAATCAAATTAGTCTGGTAAAACAAATATCTATTGGTTTATTAATTGGTATTATCCTGGCTGTCGCGATTCCAGAAGTGGCAAAACCAATTGTCATTTTAGGATCATTATTTGTAGGTGCTTTAAAAGCTATTGCACCTGTACTGGTACTCTTCCTAGTAATGTCTGCTATTGCTCAGCATAAGAGTGGGAAGCAAACGAATATGAAATCGATTATTTCTCTCTATCTTTTAGGAACGTTCTTAGCTGGATTAATTGCTGTCATTGTAAGTTTTATTTTTCCTGTAAGTATCAACCTTACAAAGGGTGCTGAAGATTTGGCAGCTCCAGGCGGTGTGGTGGAAGTTCTCAAAGCATTGCTGCTGAATGTAGTTGATAATCCTGTTAATGCCATTGCAAATGCAAATTATATTGGTATTTTAGCTTGGGCGATCATCCTAGGTTTGGCTTTAAAAAATGCTCCTGATACAACGAAAACAATGATTTCTAATTTTTCAGATGCTGTTTCCAAAATGGTTACATGGGTAATCAAGCTTGCTCCATTAGGAATTATGGGTCTAGTTATTGATTCGATTACAACAAACGGACTCGAGTCTTTATTAAGCTATGGGAAATTACTTGTCGTTCTGATTGGATGTATGCTATTTGTGGCTTTGGTTGTCAATCCACTCATGGTTTGGGTGAACTTACGTCAGAATCCATACCCACTTGTATTCACGTGTATCAAGGAAAGCGGTATTACAGCATTCTTTACACGTAGCTCCGCTGCCAACATACCGGTTAATTTGAAACTATGTGAAAAACTAGGGTTAGATAAAGATACTTATTCAGTATCGATTCCATTAGGTGCAACTGTTAATATGGCTGGTGCAGCTGTTACGATTTCTGTACTGACACTTGCCGCCGTTCATACACTTGGCATTCATGTGGACATCCCAACAGCTATTATCCTTAGCGTGGTGTCAGCTATTTGTGCATGTGGCGCTTCAGGCGTTGCAGGTGGATCACTTTTATTAATTCCGTTGGCATGCAGCTTATTCGGAATCCCTAATGATGTTGCGATGCAGGTAGTTGGAGTAGGCTTTATCATCGGTGTTTTACAAGACTCCTTTGAAACAGCACTTAACTCATCAACAGACGTTCTTTTCACAGCAACAGCAGATTATAAGAAGCAGTTAAAAGAAGGTAAAAAAGTAGATATCAAGGAAGTAGCATAA
- a CDS encoding MHYT domain-containing protein: MEHNMTWTYNDYWFVFSILLGILFSYIALDLRWKMIIFKNFKYNLWLLGCAIAMGIGIWTMHFVGMLAMDLPIHSEYDARMVLLSLLISIAGTGLAFCMMKMNHVRLLLSSLLMGGGIVGMHYLGMEAMHLNFSITYNTAIVLLSLCIAFTAAFGSLWVLFFFNHHRSMNFHCRVLSSMLMGIGIAGMHYIGMWGTNLHFEPSLKTSAAYYSVSSSTLSSFISVPAIIVVLIMLLSSAFLDKKLIAQMKDLNHHEKKLRESEKLSLVGELAAGVAHEIRNPLTTLKGFTQMMNENTDPEANKRYSKIMIDEINRINFIVSEFMVLSKPHIVQYSLTDISQSIKNVITLLNTQAIINNIEIIPEFMGERFLIKCEENQIKQVIANLIKNSIEAMPQGGKIQIRMEQQDTNLVISVIDNGVGISRENLQRLGTPFYTTKTEGTGLGLMVSKKIIQNHNGKFEIKSVPNIATTVTITLPTELSHLDYVKMNSKDDPTLSESS, encoded by the coding sequence ATGGAGCATAATATGACCTGGACCTATAATGATTACTGGTTCGTTTTTTCCATACTGCTTGGCATTCTTTTTTCATACATAGCGTTAGATCTCCGCTGGAAAATGATTATTTTTAAAAATTTCAAATATAATCTATGGTTATTAGGTTGTGCGATTGCAATGGGAATTGGGATTTGGACCATGCACTTTGTTGGTATGCTTGCGATGGATTTGCCAATTCATAGTGAGTATGATGCTAGGATGGTATTGCTTTCACTTCTAATTTCCATTGCAGGCACTGGGCTCGCCTTCTGTATGATGAAAATGAATCATGTTAGACTCCTTTTATCTAGTCTTTTAATGGGTGGAGGAATCGTTGGTATGCACTATTTAGGTATGGAGGCAATGCATCTAAACTTCTCCATCACCTATAACACAGCAATCGTGCTATTGTCGTTATGTATTGCTTTCACTGCTGCGTTCGGTTCTTTATGGGTACTTTTCTTTTTTAATCATCACCGTTCGATGAATTTCCATTGCCGGGTATTGAGCAGTATGCTAATGGGCATCGGAATCGCTGGAATGCATTACATTGGGATGTGGGGAACGAATCTTCACTTTGAACCATCTCTCAAAACTTCAGCTGCCTATTACTCCGTTAGTTCCAGTACCTTGAGTTCTTTTATCAGTGTTCCTGCAATTATTGTCGTGCTGATTATGTTATTATCTAGTGCCTTCTTAGATAAAAAGCTAATTGCTCAAATGAAGGATTTAAATCATCATGAGAAGAAGCTTAGAGAATCTGAAAAGCTATCACTGGTTGGAGAACTTGCAGCTGGTGTAGCCCATGAAATTAGAAATCCTTTAACGACATTAAAAGGGTTTACGCAGATGATGAATGAAAATACCGATCCCGAAGCCAATAAACGATATTCCAAGATTATGATTGATGAAATAAATAGGATCAATTTTATCGTAAGTGAGTTTATGGTCCTTTCAAAACCACATATAGTTCAATATTCCTTAACGGATATCTCACAAAGTATTAAAAATGTGATTACCCTCTTAAATACACAGGCAATCATAAATAATATTGAAATCATTCCGGAATTTATGGGAGAGAGATTTTTAATTAAATGCGAAGAAAATCAAATTAAGCAAGTTATAGCCAATCTGATCAAGAATTCAATAGAAGCCATGCCGCAAGGAGGAAAAATTCAGATTAGGATGGAACAACAAGATACGAATCTTGTCATTTCGGTGATTGATAACGGTGTGGGGATATCGAGGGAAAATCTACAACGATTAGGTACCCCCTTTTATACAACAAAAACAGAGGGAACCGGTTTGGGGCTAATGGTGAGCAAGAAAATTATTCAAAATCACAATGGGAAATTTGAAATAAAAAGTGTGCCAAACATCGCTACAACTGTAACAATCACCTTGCCCACAGAACTTAGCCATTTAGATTATGTAAAAATGAATAGCAAAGATGATCCCACTTTATCCGAATCTTCGTAA
- a CDS encoding acyltransferase family protein: MEVPSNDKRRYMPGIDGLRAVAVLGVILYHLNIPWFEGGFSGVTVFFVLSGYLITDILIDEWNKNNKINFLRFMIRRFRRLAPAVLVMIFIVTLWVMVTNHPSFEKLRSDFLPSILYLTNWWYIFHEVSYFDSFGPASPLTHLWSLAIEEQFYLIWPLLMILGLPFIKRKKFRVLAILAGVVISAWLMAVLYIPGEDPSRVYYGTDTRAFSLLLGAALAFVWPSQRLSKTLPRHASFVLEIAGITGLLLIVSLFVITSQFDPFHYQGGMLLLSIITILVVAALAHPASKLAKWLSVKPLQWIGIRSYGIYLWHYPIIILTTPIVYTDGLNFWRITLQIVSTLFISELSYRFVEVPIRSGKLKSFLIGFKDLPNNQKRLVIASCAVFIASLVGIGVVFASKTTVVVTNQEALTVEAFNEIDFNEEPAKEPELEEDITKPDPHVKTITVIGDSILHDVAPYFKNHYPEATIDYRVGRQMSEVPEVIKMQEGSGQLGEYVIIQLGTNGSFVKSDLINIIKSLGNRKVYLVNCRVPRPWETNVNQTLEEVVKSVPHTVLIDWYSASAGHPEYFANDGVHLTKIGGETYANLLVEHIKE, encoded by the coding sequence ATGGAAGTCCCAAGCAATGATAAGCGCAGATATATGCCGGGCATTGATGGACTTAGAGCGGTAGCTGTCTTGGGTGTTATTCTCTACCATCTAAATATCCCTTGGTTTGAGGGTGGGTTTTCAGGTGTAACGGTTTTCTTTGTTTTGTCAGGTTACTTGATTACAGATATTCTTATTGATGAATGGAATAAAAACAATAAAATTAACTTCCTTCGCTTCATGATTCGGCGTTTTCGCAGACTGGCTCCGGCTGTATTAGTGATGATATTTATTGTAACCTTATGGGTGATGGTTACGAATCATCCTTCGTTTGAAAAATTACGTTCAGATTTTTTACCCTCCATTTTATATCTTACAAATTGGTGGTACATTTTTCATGAAGTATCCTATTTTGATAGCTTCGGTCCTGCTTCACCCTTAACGCATTTATGGTCACTGGCTATTGAGGAGCAATTTTATCTTATTTGGCCGCTGCTTATGATTCTTGGTTTACCCTTTATAAAAAGAAAAAAGTTTCGAGTTTTAGCTATCCTGGCCGGAGTCGTCATTTCTGCTTGGTTAATGGCAGTCCTCTATATACCAGGAGAGGATCCTTCTCGTGTGTATTATGGAACAGACACAAGAGCTTTTTCCCTTCTGTTAGGAGCCGCGCTTGCCTTCGTTTGGCCAAGCCAACGATTATCTAAAACATTACCAAGGCATGCTAGTTTCGTTCTTGAAATAGCAGGAATAACAGGATTGTTGCTGATTGTCTCACTATTTGTAATCACATCGCAATTTGACCCGTTTCATTATCAGGGGGGCATGCTTCTTTTATCTATAATTACCATTTTAGTAGTAGCGGCATTAGCTCATCCTGCTAGTAAGCTGGCAAAATGGCTCAGTGTAAAGCCGCTCCAATGGATAGGGATTCGTTCGTATGGTATTTATTTATGGCATTATCCGATTATTATCTTAACAACACCGATTGTTTATACAGATGGATTAAACTTCTGGAGAATAACCTTACAGATAGTTTCTACATTGTTTATTTCAGAGTTATCCTATCGATTTGTGGAAGTACCGATACGGTCGGGGAAGTTAAAATCGTTTCTAATAGGATTCAAAGATCTGCCAAATAATCAGAAAAGGCTTGTCATAGCAAGCTGTGCTGTATTCATTGCCTCATTAGTAGGAATAGGCGTCGTATTTGCTTCGAAAACTACCGTCGTGGTTACGAATCAAGAAGCGTTAACTGTAGAAGCATTTAATGAGATAGATTTTAACGAGGAACCAGCCAAAGAGCCAGAACTTGAAGAGGATATCACGAAACCAGACCCTCATGTGAAGACTATTACTGTAATTGGGGATTCCATTCTTCATGATGTCGCACCATACTTTAAAAATCATTACCCCGAAGCGACGATTGATTACCGTGTCGGCCGGCAAATGTCAGAGGTGCCAGAGGTGATTAAGATGCAAGAGGGCAGTGGGCAATTAGGGGAATATGTGATTATTCAGCTTGGGACCAATGGATCTTTTGTCAAATCGGACTTAATAAATATAATCAAAAGTCTGGGCAATAGAAAAGTTTACTTAGTAAATTGCCGAGTACCTAGGCCCTGGGAAACGAACGTGAACCAAACATTAGAAGAAGTCGTTAAAAGTGTGCCTCATACCGTTCTGATAGATTGGTATAGTGCCAGTGCGGGTCATCCGGAATATTTTGCAAATGATGGTGTTCATTTAACAAAAATAGGGGGCGAAACATACGCCAACCTATTAGTGGAACATATCAAGGAGTAA
- a CDS encoding epimerase: MKVLLFGATGMVGQGVLRECLLDESVQSVLTVGRSITGQQHEKLSELKHDDFMNLANIESELTGYDACFFCLGVSSVGMSEESYRTITYDFTLSVAQTLAKLNPHMTFVYVTGTGTDSSEKGRIMWARVKGKTENDLLNLPFKAAYMFRPGVILPLHGVKSKTKLYQFFYNLMGPIYPVLKKFNSITTTEQVGRAMINVAKSSYPKPFLENSDINSI, translated from the coding sequence ATGAAGGTCCTACTTTTTGGGGCAACGGGTATGGTGGGACAAGGTGTGCTGCGTGAGTGTCTGCTCGATGAAAGTGTCCAAAGTGTTCTTACGGTTGGAAGAAGTATTACCGGGCAGCAGCACGAGAAACTAAGTGAACTGAAACATGATGATTTCATGAACTTGGCAAATATAGAAAGTGAATTAACAGGTTATGACGCTTGTTTCTTCTGTCTTGGTGTCTCTTCCGTAGGAATGTCCGAGGAAAGTTATCGAACAATCACCTATGATTTCACCCTTTCTGTCGCTCAAACACTAGCGAAACTAAATCCTCATATGACCTTTGTCTATGTGACAGGGACGGGAACAGACAGTTCGGAGAAAGGTCGCATTATGTGGGCGAGGGTTAAAGGTAAAACAGAGAATGATTTACTGAATCTGCCATTCAAGGCTGCTTATATGTTCCGGCCAGGTGTGATACTCCCACTTCATGGTGTGAAATCAAAAACAAAATTGTATCAGTTCTTCTATAATCTCATGGGGCCAATTTATCCAGTCCTAAAAAAATTCAATTCGATTACAACAACCGAACAAGTTGGTCGAGCGATGATAAACGTTGCCAAATCTAGTTATCCGAAACCATTCCTTGAGAACAGTGACATTAATTCCATCTAA
- a CDS encoding MarR family transcriptional regulator, whose product MKKRIDYMNEEEQVLIHCLYFTASRFARNITKLTEKTFDFGDLAPSYLYMIMIVKFHPEITQKELCHKLSIAPSTSTRFIDKLEKLKLVTRKMDGKQTLISLTEEGEKVYLQFRVSLKELFNSYSEILGREFSKDLSKTLHEASNKLEREM is encoded by the coding sequence ATGAAAAAAAGGATTGATTACATGAATGAAGAAGAACAGGTATTAATACATTGTCTTTACTTTACAGCTAGTCGCTTTGCTCGAAATATAACAAAATTAACCGAAAAGACATTTGATTTTGGTGACCTTGCTCCATCGTATCTTTACATGATTATGATTGTGAAATTCCATCCAGAAATCACACAGAAGGAACTATGCCACAAGTTATCTATTGCTCCTTCCACAAGTACGAGGTTTATTGATAAACTTGAAAAATTAAAACTGGTTACCAGAAAAATGGATGGAAAACAAACACTGATTTCTTTAACGGAGGAAGGAGAAAAGGTGTACCTCCAGTTTCGGGTTTCTTTAAAAGAATTGTTTAACAGCTATTCCGAAATCTTGGGACGCGAGTTCAGTAAAGATTTAAGTAAAACTCTTCATGAAGCGAGTAATAAGTTAGAAAGAGAAATGTAA